A genome region from Euphorbia lathyris chromosome 4, ddEupLath1.1, whole genome shotgun sequence includes the following:
- the LOC136226628 gene encoding hypothetical protein At1g04090-like, whose protein sequence is MGNCLSLNDDVSKKRKALPIETSFKLPSPLPVWPSGGGFGSGTIDLGELQLRQISSLNKVWATHEGGPDNVGASFFHPLQIPQGFFMLGCYAQSNNAPLYGWVLIAKDDQLGTLSKPLDYTLIWSSESLKIKQDGFGYFWLPIAPDGYKPTGLVVTNSPNKPSLDILRCVRSDLTDLYQTDSWIWGPGKAIDPNAFNIFSLKPSNRGTQAMSVSVGTFLAQNGIGNSTNNISCLKNVNPLNLSYMPNLNQIQAIFQAYSPLIYFHPDEVYLSSSVTWFFTNGALLYKQGDESNPIPIDPTGSNLPQGGLNDGEYWLDLPVDNNSKERVKKGDLEGSEVYLHVKPMLGATFTDIAIWVFCPFNGAAKAKVGLINIPLGKIGEHVGDWEHITLRVSNFSGELWGVYFSQHSGGTWFNASELEFQNGNRVVGYASLHGHAMYSKPGLVLQGNGGIGIRNDCAKSKMVLDTGNEFSVMAAEYLGTDIVEPGWLNYMRKWGPKISYDLNDEIKKVEKILPGKLKTAFQKFVNSLPNEVLGEEGPTGPKVKNSWDADES, encoded by the exons ATGGGGAATTGTCTTTCCTTGAATGATGATGTCTCCAAGAAAAGAAAAGCTTTGCCCATTGAAACCTCCTTCAAACTTCCTTCTCCATTGCCTGTTTGGCCTTCAG GCGGAGGTTTTGGAAGTGGAACAATTGATCTTGGTGAACTACAACTACGTCAAATTTCATCTCTCAACAAAGTATGGGCTACACATGAAGGAGGACCAGATAATGTTGGAGCTTCATTCTTTCATCCTTTGCAGATTCCACAAGGCTTTTTTATGTTGGGTTGCTATGCTCAATCCAACAATGCACCTCTCTACGGCTGGGTTCTTATTGCCAAAGACGACCAACTCGGTACCTTATCAAAACCTCTTGATTACACACTCATTTGGAGCAGTGAATCTTTGAAGATCAAACAAGATGGATTTGGTTACTTTTGGTTACCTATTGCCCCTGATGGTTACAAACCCACCGGCCTTGTTGTCACCAATTCTCCAAACAAACCTTCTCTAGATATACTCCGTTGCGTTCGATCTGACCTCACCGACTTATACCAGACTGACTCATGGATTTGGGGACCAGGAAAGGCAATTGATCCAAACGCCTTCAACATTTTTAGTCTCAAACCAAGCAATAGAGGGACTCAAGCCATGAGTGTTAGTGTTGGCACTTTTTTGGCTCAAAATGGCATTGGCAATTCCACTAACAACATTTCTTGCTTGAAGAATGTTAACCCCCTAAATCTATCTTATATGCCAAATTTAAACCAAATTCAGGCAATTTTTCAGGCATACTCACCTCTGATATATTTCCACCCTGATGAGGTATACCTTTCATCTTCGGTGACTTGGTTTTTCACTAATGGAGCATTGCTATACAAACAAGGAGACGAATCCAATCCTATCCCCATCGACCCGACCGGCTCCAACCTTCCTCAAGGCGGTTTAAACGATGGTGAGTACTGGTTGGACCTTCCTGTGGATAACAATTCCAAAGAGAGAGTGAAGAAAGGAGATTTAGAAGGAAGTGAGGTATATCTACATGTCAAACCAATGCTTGGAGCAACATTTACAGACATAGCTATATGGGTTTTCTGTCCTTTTAATGGAGCTGCAAAGGCTAAAGTTGGACTTATCAATATTCCATTAGGAAAAATTGGAGAACATGTAGGAGACTGGGAGCATATTACATTAAGGGTAAGCAATTTCAGTGGAGAATTATGGGGTGTGTATTTTTCACAACACAGTGGAGGGACATGGTTCAATGCTTCAGAGCTTGAATTTCAGAATGGTAACAGAGTGGTGGGATATGCATCTTTACATGGGCATGCCATGTATTCAAAACCAGGTCTTGTTTTACAAGGAAATGGTGGAATTGGAATAAGGAATGATTGTGCTAAAAGTAAGATGGTTTTGGATACTGGAAATGAATTCTCTGTAATGGCTGCTGAGTATTTGGGTACAGACATAGTTGAACCAGGATGGCTGAATTACATGAGGAAATGGGGTCCTAAAATTAGTTATGATCTTAATGATGAAATTAAGAAAGTGGAGAAAATATTGCCTGGAAAACTCAAAACTGCTTTTCAAAAGTTTGTTAACAGCTTACCTAATGAAGTTCTTGGAGAAGAAGGACCTACTGGTCCCAAAGTTAAAAATAGCTGGGATGCTGATGAATCTTGA